The Streptomyces phaeolivaceus genome has a window encoding:
- a CDS encoding GntR family transcriptional regulator encodes MPPTDRIRDHAGQGATTVAAHRARRRLRADQARQLADLLRRQLLTDGFENGTLPHESTLATDYRATRNTVREALDLLRAEGLVERFPGVGTVVVARKYPHGLDHLMGLAETLREHGTVTNEVRTMGPAPAPTPVADRLHLPPGTDVLYIERLRRLNGLPLSLDLTYIPLALGTLDIGTALLGADLENTDVFRLLETITGRRLGHAEITLEAVNADTHSAAVLEAPRGSAVLMLERLTHLADGRPVDLEFIRFRGDRITMSGLLHRS; translated from the coding sequence ATGCCACCCACCGACCGCATCCGGGACCACGCCGGCCAGGGCGCGACCACCGTCGCCGCCCACCGCGCGCGGCGCCGGCTGCGCGCGGACCAGGCCCGGCAGCTCGCCGATCTCCTCCGCCGCCAACTCCTCACCGACGGCTTCGAGAACGGCACCCTCCCCCACGAGTCCACCCTCGCCACGGACTACCGCGCCACCCGCAACACGGTCCGCGAGGCCCTGGACCTGCTCCGCGCCGAAGGCCTCGTGGAACGCTTCCCCGGCGTGGGCACCGTCGTCGTCGCCCGGAAGTACCCCCACGGCCTCGACCACCTGATGGGCCTCGCGGAAACCCTCCGCGAACACGGCACGGTCACCAACGAGGTCCGCACCATGGGCCCCGCCCCGGCCCCCACCCCCGTGGCCGACCGCCTCCACCTCCCACCCGGCACCGACGTCCTCTACATCGAACGTCTGCGCCGCCTCAACGGCCTCCCCCTCTCGCTCGACCTCACCTACATCCCGCTCGCCCTCGGCACCCTCGACATCGGCACGGCCCTGCTCGGCGCCGATCTGGAGAACACCGATGTCTTCCGTCTGCTGGAGACGATCACCGGCCGCCGTCTGGGCCACGCCGAGATCACCCTGGAGGCGGTGAACGCGGACACCCACTCCGCCGCCGTACTCGAAGCACCCCGCGGCTCGGCCGTACTGATGCTGGAACGCCTCACCCACCTCGCCGACGGCCGCCCCGTCGACCTGGAGTTCATCCGCTTCCGCGGCGACCGCATCACGATGAGCGGCCTGCTGCACCGGTCGTAG
- the fahA gene encoding fumarylacetoacetase, with amino-acid sequence MPPFDVPEGDPFAVPEGHPFAVPEGHPFGPHNLPYGVFSAAGSDARTVGVRLGDHVLDAAAAAHALGSPYAALLAHPTLNPLLAAGRTAWSDLRRALTAWLTVPSHRETIAPHFHPLSAVTLHLPFEVADYVDFYASENHARNVGRIFRPDSPDPLTPNWKHLPIGYHGRSGTVVVSGTEVVRPSGQRKAPADPAPVFGPSVRLDIEAEVGFVVGTPSEQGRPVGLGEFRDHVFGICLLNDWSARDLQAWEYVPLGPFLGKSFATSVSAWITPLDALDEARVAPPERTHALLPYLDDSAPDVDPGGYDLRISVAVNGHVVSEPPFTTMYWTAAQQLAHMTVNGASLRTGDLYGSGTVSGGAPGERGSLLELTWNGRDPLDLPSGKRTFLEDGDEVTLTAWAPGPGGTRVGLGEVTGRVAPRE; translated from the coding sequence ATGCCCCCCTTCGATGTCCCCGAAGGCGATCCCTTCGCCGTCCCCGAGGGCCACCCCTTCGCCGTCCCGGAGGGCCATCCCTTCGGCCCGCACAACCTCCCCTACGGCGTGTTCTCCGCCGCCGGTTCCGACGCCCGTACGGTCGGGGTCCGTCTCGGGGACCATGTCCTGGACGCCGCCGCGGCGGCCCACGCCCTCGGTTCCCCGTACGCCGCGCTGCTCGCCCACCCGACGCTGAACCCCCTGCTGGCGGCGGGGCGCACGGCCTGGTCGGACCTGCGCCGGGCGCTCACGGCTTGGCTGACGGTGCCCTCGCACCGGGAGACGATCGCCCCGCACTTCCACCCGCTGTCCGCCGTGACCCTCCATCTGCCCTTCGAGGTCGCCGACTACGTCGACTTCTACGCCTCCGAGAACCACGCGCGGAACGTGGGGCGGATCTTCCGCCCCGACTCCCCGGACCCGCTGACCCCCAACTGGAAGCATCTGCCCATCGGTTACCACGGCCGGTCCGGCACGGTCGTGGTGTCCGGCACGGAGGTGGTACGGCCGTCCGGGCAGCGCAAGGCACCCGCCGACCCGGCGCCGGTCTTCGGCCCGTCCGTCCGTCTGGACATCGAGGCGGAGGTCGGCTTCGTGGTGGGGACGCCCTCCGAGCAGGGCCGTCCGGTGGGGCTGGGGGAGTTCCGCGACCACGTCTTCGGGATCTGCCTCCTCAACGACTGGTCGGCGCGCGACCTCCAGGCCTGGGAGTACGTCCCCCTCGGCCCCTTCCTCGGCAAGTCCTTCGCCACCTCCGTCTCGGCCTGGATCACACCGCTGGACGCGCTGGACGAGGCGCGGGTGGCTCCGCCGGAGCGGACGCACGCGCTGCTGCCCTATCTGGACGACTCGGCGCCGGACGTGGACCCCGGCGGCTACGACCTGCGCATCTCCGTCGCCGTCAACGGGCACGTCGTCTCGGAGCCGCCCTTCACCACGATGTACTGGACCGCCGCGCAACAGCTGGCCCATATGACCGTCAACGGCGCCTCCCTGCGCACGGGCGACCTCTACGGCTCCGGCACGGTCAGCGGGGGCGCCCCCGGCGAACGGGGCTCCCTCCTTGAGCTGACCTGGAACGGACGGGACCCTCTCGACCTCCCGTCGGGCAAGCGGACGTTCCTGGAGGACGGCGACGAGGTGACCCTCACGGCGTGGGCCCCGGGACCGGGCGGGACGCGGGTGGGACTGGGTGAGGTGACGGGGAGGGTGGCCCCCCGGGAGTAG
- a CDS encoding carboxylate--amine ligase, protein MGGPVARGTWGAPVQADRSVPGLVVKLGDYPLHHGGVGAIRSLGRLGVPMYAITEDRYTPAAVSRYLRRAFVWPTTGTEEPEWLVEGLLRIGRRIGRPAVLIPTDEEAAVLIAEHQEELATRFLFPRVDGKLPRRLASKQGLHELCVEHGIASPTSSFPQSYDEVERFAERARFPVVAKNREAFERRRQPAVNGTTRIADREGLLRLARGWGDRPGVILQEYLPREDAEDWIVHAYFDADSAPRAMFTGVKVRSWPPHAGMTANAYVVDNPELADIAARFIKQIGFAGVIDLDLRFDRRDGRYKLLDFNPRMGAQFRLFENEAGIDVVRAMHLDLTGRPVPEGEQLAGRRYIVENIDLPALLAYRRSGYTTPHAPARASGTELAWLAGDDPLPFLTMLARFVRPGAKHLYHLWRTNRLGNGRVRP, encoded by the coding sequence GTGGGGGGACCCGTGGCCAGGGGTACTTGGGGTGCGCCGGTACAGGCGGACCGAAGCGTTCCGGGGCTCGTGGTGAAGCTCGGCGACTATCCGCTGCACCATGGCGGCGTCGGAGCCATCCGCAGCCTGGGGCGGCTCGGAGTGCCGATGTACGCGATCACGGAGGACCGGTACACACCGGCCGCCGTCTCGCGCTATCTGCGGCGCGCGTTCGTATGGCCGACCACCGGGACGGAGGAGCCCGAGTGGTTGGTGGAGGGCCTGCTGCGCATCGGGCGGCGGATCGGCCGTCCCGCCGTGCTCATACCGACCGACGAGGAAGCCGCGGTGCTCATCGCCGAGCACCAGGAGGAACTGGCGACCCGGTTCCTCTTCCCACGCGTCGACGGGAAGCTCCCGCGCCGCCTCGCCAGCAAACAGGGGCTCCACGAACTGTGCGTGGAACACGGCATCGCCAGCCCCACCAGCTCGTTCCCGCAGTCGTACGACGAGGTCGAACGGTTCGCGGAGCGGGCCCGCTTCCCGGTGGTGGCCAAGAACCGGGAGGCGTTCGAGCGGCGCAGGCAGCCCGCGGTGAACGGCACGACCCGCATCGCCGACCGGGAGGGGCTGCTGCGGCTGGCCCGCGGCTGGGGCGACCGCCCCGGGGTGATCCTCCAGGAGTATCTGCCCCGGGAGGACGCCGAGGACTGGATCGTGCACGCCTACTTCGACGCGGACTCCGCACCGCGCGCGATGTTCACCGGGGTCAAGGTGCGGTCGTGGCCGCCGCACGCGGGGATGACGGCGAACGCGTACGTCGTCGACAACCCCGAACTCGCGGACATCGCCGCCCGGTTCATCAAACAGATCGGGTTCGCCGGTGTCATCGACCTCGACCTGCGCTTCGACCGGCGGGACGGGCGGTACAAGCTGCTCGACTTCAACCCCCGGATGGGCGCGCAGTTCCGTCTGTTCGAGAACGAGGCCGGCATCGACGTCGTCCGCGCCATGCACCTCGATCTCACCGGACGGCCGGTGCCGGAGGGGGAACAGCTCGCCGGGCGCCGGTACATCGTGGAGAACATCGATCTGCCGGCGCTGCTCGCCTACCGGCGCAGCGGATACACCACGCCGCACGCGCCGGCGCGCGCGAGCGGTACGGAGCTGGCGTGGCTCGCGGGCGACGACCCGCTGCCGTTCCTCACGATGCTCGCGCGCTTCGTACGGCCGGGCGCGAAGCATCTGTACCACCTGTGGCGGACCAACCGCCTCGGCAACGGGCGTGTGCGGCCCTAG
- a CDS encoding NAD(P)-binding domain-containing protein, whose protein sequence is MIQPVAVIGAGPFGLSTAAHLRAHGIPVRVFGEPMVSWRDNMPAGMLLKSTPAASNIDAPQPGHTLADYCDAAGIRRLVTDEDIIPVETFIAYGEWFQQRLVPELERVRVVSVDRNKGGGFELKLDSGELFAARAVVVASGLFGLAHLPAELAGAAVDGPTPTGPVSHSSQHAELDRFKGKDLIVVGAGQSALETAVLAAEAGARVRVVARGRGAVAFGAPPWKQPRLRPESPFGRAWSLWALSYYPHPYRYLPAATRHHLVRRVLGPLGAWWLRERFEGRVEAREVARVVRAGVIDGRPHVVVREQDGRTGELGADHVIAATGYRVDLGAMGFLGHELRTELGVSRGTPVLGAGFRSSIPGLYFTGLPAAASYGPVMRFVCGTEFASPRLARHLAVAHG, encoded by the coding sequence GTGATTCAACCGGTAGCAGTCATCGGTGCCGGGCCGTTCGGTCTGTCGACCGCCGCGCATCTGCGCGCGCACGGCATTCCGGTCCGTGTCTTCGGTGAACCCATGGTGAGCTGGCGGGACAACATGCCCGCCGGAATGCTTCTCAAGTCGACCCCGGCGGCATCGAACATCGACGCCCCGCAGCCCGGTCACACCCTCGCCGACTACTGCGACGCGGCGGGGATCCGGCGGCTGGTGACGGACGAGGACATCATCCCCGTCGAGACCTTCATCGCCTACGGGGAGTGGTTCCAGCAGCGGCTCGTGCCCGAGCTGGAGCGGGTACGGGTGGTGTCCGTGGACCGGAACAAGGGCGGCGGCTTCGAACTGAAGCTGGACTCGGGGGAGTTGTTCGCGGCACGGGCCGTCGTCGTGGCGAGCGGGCTGTTCGGGCTGGCGCATCTGCCGGCCGAACTGGCGGGCGCGGCCGTGGACGGACCCACCCCCACGGGGCCCGTCTCGCACAGCTCCCAGCACGCCGAGCTGGACCGGTTCAAGGGCAAGGACCTGATCGTGGTCGGCGCGGGACAGTCCGCGCTGGAGACGGCGGTCCTGGCGGCCGAGGCCGGCGCGCGGGTGCGGGTGGTCGCGCGCGGCCGGGGGGCCGTGGCGTTCGGCGCGCCCCCGTGGAAGCAGCCGAGGCTGCGCCCCGAGTCGCCGTTCGGGCGGGCCTGGTCGCTGTGGGCGCTCAGCTACTACCCGCACCCGTACCGGTATCTGCCCGCCGCCACCCGGCACCATCTGGTCCGCCGGGTGCTCGGGCCGCTCGGCGCCTGGTGGTTGCGCGAGCGGTTCGAGGGGCGGGTCGAGGCGCGGGAGGTGGCGCGGGTGGTGCGCGCCGGGGTCATCGACGGGCGTCCGCATGTGGTGGTGCGTGAACAGGACGGGCGTACGGGGGAGTTGGGCGCGGACCATGTGATCGCGGCGACCGGGTATCGGGTGGACCTCGGGGCGATGGGGTTCCTGGGGCACGAGCTGCGTACGGAGTTGGGGGTGAGCCGGGGGACGCCGGTGCTGGGGGCGGGGTTCCGGTCGTCGATACCGGGGCTGTACTTCACGGGGTTGCCGGCGGCGGCGTCGTACGGGCCGGTGATGCGGTTCGTGTGCGGGACGGAGTTCGCCTCGCCCCGGTTGGCTCGGCATCTGGCTGTGGCGCACGGGTGA
- a CDS encoding HAD family hydrolase, with translation MAAPTAYSLIATDLDGTLLRSDDTLSDRSLAALARATEAGAQHLVVTGRPAPRVRPLFDDLGSRGLAVCGQGAQLYDPGADRLLWSVTLDRDLAETALGKIEAEVGQVYAAVDQDGVDGLTLIEPGYLMPHPTLPAVRVPRRDDLWCEPISKVLLRHPYLSDDELASAARMAVGSLATVTMSGPGTVELQPCGITKATGLALAADHLGLTAERTIAFGDMPNDIPMFDWAAHGVAMANAHPELKAVADEVTLSNEDDGIAVVLDRLFR, from the coding sequence ATGGCCGCTCCCACCGCATATTCACTCATCGCCACTGACCTGGACGGAACGCTCCTGCGCAGTGACGACACACTCTCCGACCGGTCCCTCGCCGCGCTGGCACGGGCCACGGAGGCCGGTGCTCAGCACCTCGTGGTGACGGGACGGCCGGCGCCGAGAGTGCGCCCCCTCTTCGACGACCTCGGCAGCAGGGGGCTCGCGGTGTGCGGACAGGGCGCGCAGTTGTACGACCCCGGCGCGGACCGGCTGCTGTGGTCCGTCACCCTGGACAGGGATCTCGCCGAGACCGCGCTCGGCAAGATCGAGGCGGAGGTCGGACAGGTGTACGCCGCCGTGGACCAGGACGGGGTCGACGGCCTCACCCTGATCGAGCCGGGCTATCTGATGCCGCACCCCACGCTGCCCGCCGTACGCGTACCGCGCCGGGACGACCTGTGGTGCGAGCCGATCAGCAAGGTGCTGCTGCGCCATCCGTATCTGTCGGACGACGAGTTGGCCTCCGCGGCCCGGATGGCGGTGGGTTCGCTGGCGACGGTCACCATGTCGGGGCCCGGCACCGTCGAACTCCAGCCATGCGGCATCACCAAGGCCACGGGGCTCGCCCTGGCCGCCGATCATCTCGGGCTGACCGCGGAGCGGACCATCGCCTTCGGGGACATGCCCAACGACATCCCGATGTTCGACTGGGCCGCGCACGGGGTCGCGATGGCCAACGCCCACCCCGAACTCAAGGCCGTCGCCGACGAGGTGACCCTCTCCAACGAGGACGACGGGATCGCGGTGGTGCTGGACCGGCTGTTCCGCTGA
- a CDS encoding LysM peptidoglycan-binding domain-containing protein codes for MPARGKHRRTTRRNALTRGIVAAGTGGAALALPLTVATTASAATPAQAATSVQAAPQSAPAAAKAKSTTYTVVSGDTLSSIARAHHTKGGWQRLYKDNRAAVGDNPALIRPGLKLKLNGAKAATASKASTTKAAGTATATQASVKTYANNLDGWIRESLDIMAQKGIPGTYDGIYRNIIRESSGNPNAINNWDSNAAAGTPSKGLLQVIDPTFAAYHVSGTPYDPYDPVANITAACNYAADRYGSIDNVFGAY; via the coding sequence ATGCCCGCACGAGGCAAACACCGTCGTACCACCAGAAGGAACGCGCTGACCCGTGGCATCGTCGCCGCCGGAACGGGCGGGGCCGCGCTGGCCCTCCCGCTCACGGTCGCCACGACCGCGAGCGCCGCCACCCCGGCCCAGGCCGCCACCTCCGTCCAGGCGGCCCCGCAGTCGGCGCCGGCCGCGGCGAAGGCCAAGTCCACGACGTACACCGTGGTCTCCGGGGACACGCTGTCCTCCATCGCCCGCGCGCACCACACCAAGGGCGGCTGGCAGCGGCTCTACAAGGACAACCGCGCGGCCGTCGGCGACAACCCGGCGCTGATCCGTCCGGGCCTGAAGCTGAAGCTGAACGGCGCGAAGGCGGCCACCGCCTCGAAGGCGTCGACCACGAAGGCCGCCGGGACCGCCACGGCCACCCAGGCCTCGGTCAAGACATACGCGAACAACCTCGACGGCTGGATCCGCGAGTCGCTGGACATCATGGCGCAAAAGGGAATTCCCGGGACGTACGACGGGATCTACCGCAACATCATCCGGGAGTCCTCGGGCAACCCGAACGCCATCAACAACTGGGACTCCAACGCCGCCGCGGGCACCCCGTCGAAGGGCCTGCTCCAGGTCATCGACCCGACCTTCGCCGCGTACCACGTCTCCGGCACCCCGTACGACCCGTACGACCCGGTCGCCAACATCACCGCGGCGTGCAACTACGCCGCCGACCGGTACGGCTCGATCGACAACGTGTTCGGCGCGTACTGA
- a CDS encoding polyprenyl synthetase family protein produces the protein MTVVEPFGLSARDQALEADVQAGMAAVEAGLLEATKSEVPFIQEAAQHLLRAGGKRFRPLLVMLAAQFGDPYAPGVVPSAVVVELTHLATLYHDDVMDEAEVRRGVPSANARWGNSLAVLTGDFLFARASHVLADLGPDAVRIQAEAFERLVTGQILETAGPRDGRDPIEHYLDVLGGKTGSLVAVAGRLGALMAGADETVVDVLTQYGERLGIAFQLADDFLDIASDTHESGKTPGTDLREGVPTMPVLRLREQAGRLGLPDDIALCELLDSDLTDDARHAEALARLRVHPALEQARRDTIRYAEEARATLAPLPECDAKAALVELCDAVVHRAG, from the coding sequence GTGACCGTCGTCGAGCCGTTTGGGCTGAGCGCGCGGGACCAGGCTCTCGAAGCCGATGTCCAGGCCGGAATGGCGGCCGTCGAGGCAGGTCTGCTGGAGGCGACCAAGAGCGAGGTCCCCTTCATCCAGGAGGCCGCCCAGCATCTGCTGCGGGCCGGCGGGAAGCGGTTCCGGCCGCTGCTGGTGATGCTCGCGGCACAGTTCGGCGACCCGTACGCGCCGGGTGTCGTGCCCTCGGCGGTGGTGGTCGAGCTGACGCATCTCGCGACGCTGTACCACGACGACGTGATGGACGAGGCCGAGGTGCGCCGGGGCGTGCCGAGCGCCAACGCCCGCTGGGGCAACTCCCTTGCCGTGCTCACGGGTGACTTCCTGTTCGCCCGCGCCTCGCACGTCCTCGCCGACCTCGGCCCCGACGCCGTCCGCATCCAGGCCGAGGCGTTCGAACGGCTGGTCACCGGACAGATCCTGGAGACCGCCGGACCGCGCGACGGACGCGACCCGATCGAGCACTACCTCGATGTGCTGGGCGGCAAGACCGGCTCGCTGGTCGCGGTCGCCGGACGTCTCGGCGCGCTGATGGCGGGCGCCGACGAGACGGTCGTCGATGTGCTGACCCAGTACGGCGAGCGGCTCGGCATCGCCTTCCAGCTCGCGGACGACTTCCTCGACATCGCCTCCGACACGCACGAGTCCGGCAAGACACCGGGCACGGATCTGCGTGAGGGCGTGCCGACCATGCCGGTGCTGCGGCTGCGCGAGCAGGCCGGCCGGCTCGGGCTGCCGGACGACATCGCCCTGTGCGAACTGCTCGACTCCGACCTCACCGACGACGCCCGGCACGCCGAGGCGCTGGCCCGGCTGCGCGTCCACCCCGCCCTGGAGCAGGCCCGCCGCGACACCATCCGCTACGCGGAGGAGGCGCGGGCCACGCTGGCACCGCTGCCCGAGTGCGACGCGAAGGCGGCGCTCGTGGAGCTGTGCGACGCGGTGGTCCACCGCGCCGGTTAG
- a CDS encoding DUF3455 domain-containing protein codes for MGSFIAYASRRKGLIVSGIAVATAAGVAAAVIPAVADSGSRGGGGQEIAVRHGGHTGAGGGLFGGAGTGRGGTVLAANLHTAQFPGGAVRGQFHKVTTDFDFRYALRNFQASVVRGKRIYECEKAEGGGYAFVQRDVSAVLGGRIAHSFVKPGCGTPQWIAPDRSAVTGSLISKSPNGDGNIPELDLRATQSGKHRGLLANTAEILRLNTVGGVAPAGSCAPGTIVGVPYQADHVFINAGNALHN; via the coding sequence ATGGGATCTTTCATTGCATACGCCTCGCGTCGTAAGGGTCTGATCGTCTCCGGCATCGCGGTGGCCACCGCGGCCGGTGTCGCCGCCGCCGTGATCCCGGCGGTCGCCGACAGCGGCAGCCGCGGGGGCGGCGGGCAGGAGATCGCCGTACGGCACGGCGGGCACACGGGTGCGGGCGGCGGCCTCTTCGGCGGTGCCGGCACCGGGCGGGGCGGGACCGTCCTCGCCGCCAACCTGCACACCGCCCAGTTCCCGGGCGGGGCCGTCCGCGGCCAGTTCCACAAGGTGACGACCGACTTCGACTTCCGGTACGCCCTGCGCAACTTCCAGGCGTCCGTGGTCCGGGGCAAGCGGATCTACGAGTGCGAGAAGGCCGAGGGCGGCGGCTACGCCTTCGTCCAGCGGGACGTCTCCGCCGTGCTCGGCGGCCGTATCGCGCACTCCTTCGTGAAGCCCGGCTGCGGTACCCCGCAGTGGATCGCGCCCGACCGCAGCGCCGTCACCGGCTCCCTCATCTCCAAGTCGCCCAACGGCGACGGCAACATCCCCGAACTGGACCTCAGGGCCACGCAGTCCGGCAAGCACCGCGGGCTGCTGGCGAACACCGCCGAGATCCTCCGGCTCAACACCGTCGGCGGCGTGGCACCGGCCGGCTCCTGCGCACCGGGCACGATCGTCGGCGTCCCGTACCAGGCCGACCACGTGTTCATCAACGCCGGCAACGCCCTCCACAACTAG
- a CDS encoding LolA family protein has protein sequence MAPYETDDSARSGDAAALAAEAEEMRSARRRRAARYVVPVTVLGLAAATIGLVPAFAGSGDPDLPKISAQELIEKIAASDVQQVSGTVKITTDLGLPDLGGLTGGLASQAPSGGDGGSAADPSAKLLELATGTHTLRVATDGPDKQKLSLLDEAAEYSVIHNGDELWAYDSASNEVYHATEAGPDGEGEGKGKDKGGEGKDRQGPEDVPATPQQLAEEALKAVDDTTSVTVDGTARIAGRDAYKLVIKPKQSGSTVGAISIAVDEKTGLPLKFTLTPASGGAAVVDAGFTKVDFGKPSASTFDFTPPKGAKVTEADEVEKSGHHESGSGDSTFEGPGKGGASEDGKGPKGSGASEEEFASGLDGLKTIGKGWSTVAVFDSGAEGGLPTGGDSSGDARVDGFLNSLGDQVKGDFGSGTVFKTRLVNVLFTDDGKVYAGAVTKDALVKAADAAK, from the coding sequence ATGGCACCGTACGAAACCGACGACAGCGCCCGGTCCGGCGACGCCGCCGCGCTCGCGGCCGAGGCCGAGGAGATGCGCTCGGCACGGCGACGCAGGGCCGCGCGGTACGTCGTCCCGGTCACCGTGCTGGGCTTGGCGGCCGCGACCATCGGGCTCGTCCCGGCCTTCGCCGGCTCCGGTGACCCCGATCTGCCGAAGATCAGCGCACAGGAACTCATCGAGAAGATCGCCGCCTCGGACGTCCAGCAGGTGTCCGGCACGGTGAAGATCACCACGGATCTGGGCCTGCCCGACCTGGGCGGTCTCACGGGCGGCCTGGCCTCGCAGGCGCCCTCCGGGGGTGACGGCGGATCGGCCGCCGACCCCTCCGCCAAGCTCCTCGAACTCGCCACCGGCACCCACACGCTGAGGGTCGCCACCGACGGCCCCGACAAGCAGAAGCTGTCGCTGCTGGACGAGGCCGCCGAGTACAGCGTCATCCACAACGGCGACGAGCTGTGGGCGTACGACAGCGCCTCGAACGAGGTCTACCACGCGACCGAGGCCGGCCCCGACGGCGAGGGCGAGGGCAAGGGCAAGGACAAGGGCGGCGAGGGCAAGGACCGGCAGGGGCCGGAGGATGTGCCCGCCACACCTCAGCAGCTCGCCGAGGAGGCCCTGAAGGCCGTCGACGACACCACGTCCGTGACCGTCGACGGGACCGCGCGGATCGCCGGGCGGGACGCGTACAAGCTGGTGATCAAGCCCAAGCAGTCCGGTTCGACGGTCGGCGCGATCTCGATCGCCGTCGACGAGAAGACGGGGCTGCCGCTGAAGTTCACGCTCACCCCGGCGAGCGGCGGCGCGGCCGTCGTGGACGCGGGCTTCACGAAGGTCGACTTCGGCAAGCCGAGCGCCTCGACGTTCGACTTCACCCCGCCGAAGGGCGCGAAGGTCACCGAGGCCGACGAGGTCGAGAAGTCGGGCCACCACGAGTCCGGGTCCGGCGACTCCACGTTCGAGGGTCCCGGCAAGGGCGGGGCGTCCGAGGACGGCAAGGGGCCGAAGGGCTCCGGGGCGTCCGAGGAGGAGTTCGCGAGCGGGCTCGACGGGCTGAAGACCATCGGCAAGGGCTGGAGCACCGTCGCCGTGTTCGACAGCGGCGCCGAGGGCGGCCTGCCCACCGGCGGCGACTCGTCCGGCGACGCCCGGGTCGACGGATTCCTGAACTCCCTCGGCGACCAGGTCAAGGGCGACTTCGGCTCGGGTACGGTCTTCAAGACCCGGCTCGTCAACGTCCTCTTCACCGACGACGGCAAGGTGTACGCGGGTGCCGTCACCAAGGACGCGCTGGTGAAGGCGGCCGACGCGGCGAAGTAG
- a CDS encoding ABC transporter ATP-binding protein, translating into MSDAAIHTQGLTKTFRGGQVAVDHLELTVPSGSVFGFLGPNGSGKTTTIRMLMGLIEPTSGTAQVLGLPMPRSTRTVLPHVGALIEGPALYGFLSGRDNLLRYDSADPTADPRTRRTRVAAALDRVGLAAAAGKKAKAYSLGMKQRLGLAAALLQPRRLLVLDEPTNGLDPQGMREIRSLVRELASDGTTVFLSSHLLDEIEQVCTDVAVMAKGRLLTQGPVAELAAGARGRLVVITPDLADAARVLKEQGVGDVVVTEGDRVTAEPPPPDRDLAELNAALVTAGVRVRGFALERASLEDAFVALTGEGFDVAG; encoded by the coding sequence ATGAGCGACGCGGCCATCCACACCCAGGGGCTGACCAAGACCTTCCGCGGCGGCCAGGTCGCCGTGGACCATCTGGAACTCACGGTTCCCAGCGGCAGCGTCTTCGGCTTCCTCGGCCCGAACGGCTCGGGCAAGACCACCACCATCCGCATGCTGATGGGCCTGATCGAGCCGACCTCGGGCACCGCGCAGGTCCTCGGCCTGCCCATGCCGCGCTCCACCCGGACCGTCCTCCCGCACGTGGGCGCGCTCATCGAGGGCCCCGCGCTGTACGGGTTCCTCTCCGGCCGCGACAACCTGCTGCGCTACGACTCCGCCGACCCGACCGCCGACCCGCGCACCCGGCGTACGCGGGTCGCCGCCGCGCTCGACCGGGTGGGGCTCGCGGCAGCCGCGGGCAAGAAGGCGAAGGCGTACTCGCTGGGCATGAAACAGCGGCTGGGCCTCGCGGCGGCCCTGCTCCAGCCGCGCCGTCTCCTCGTCCTCGACGAGCCGACGAACGGGCTCGACCCACAGGGGATGCGTGAAATCCGTTCCCTGGTACGGGAGTTGGCGTCCGACGGCACCACCGTCTTCCTCTCCTCGCATCTCCTCGACGAGATCGAGCAGGTGTGCACCGATGTGGCCGTCATGGCGAAGGGCCGGCTCCTCACCCAGGGCCCGGTGGCCGAACTAGCCGCCGGCGCGCGGGGCCGGCTGGTCGTCATCACCCCCGACCTCGCGGACGCGGCCCGGGTGCTCAAGGAACAGGGCGTCGGGGACGTGGTCGTCACGGAGGGGGACCGCGTGACCGCCGAACCGCCACCACCCGACCGCGACCTCGCCGAACTCAACGCCGCACTGGTCACCGCGGGCGTCCGGGTCCGTGGCTTCGCCCTCGAACGCGCCTCCCTGGAGGACGCGTTCGTGGCGCTCACGGGGGAGGGTTTCGATGTCGCGGGCTGA